One Aegilops tauschii subsp. strangulata cultivar AL8/78 chromosome 2, Aet v6.0, whole genome shotgun sequence genomic window, CAGGAATTTAAATGGCTTATTCACACATCTAAGAGGAACAAATACTCTTCACTTGAGGCTTTTCGTTGATAATAGTCTAGCTTTTAGCCCTTGCTGTAGCCTCCTTCAGTCAACCTTAGCTGCCTCAGTCTATCTAGGCTTTTCTCTTTCTTTGTTTTAGTCTTTTGTACATATGTACTTTTGAAAATTATTAGTAAAAATACAATGACTATATAACGTGGCGCATCTGATCTGCAGTGAGGTGTCGCCTTCGCCGTCTCACTCCAAAGTCCACCAAGAATCCCCAATGTGGATTCGTAGTTCCGGATTTTCCTTCTGGCTTGCATCATCCTTGAAGGCTTGGAGCAACATTTGAGAAGGCCTTGTCAGCACTGATTTAGTCTAGGTCCTTGCTGTCCACACCGAAACATCAGTGTTGAACTGATGATAGCAGAGTTTAGCATTTTGATAAAAACAACATCAGTTTGACTGACGGCTCCCAACCATACACGTAGCTACTTCCTGTTATGGAGAACCGTGTGCCTCAGAGTCAGCTAATCAAATCATCCTTGTATATGTATGCTATTTTCTTCACCGGGGGCTGGCACACGAAGGAGGCGTAATGGATATGTCCTGCTTCCCCATTTTCATCCTCCTGTTCTTGTTTCCTTTCAGCAAATCTGATGATCAACTGACACAAGGGAAGCCACTCTCCCCCGGTGACATCCTCATCTCCAAGGACGGCGTCTTCGCTCTCGGCTTCTTCTCCCCCGCCAACTCCAACAAGAGCCTATATGTTGGAATTTGGTTCTACAACATCCCGGAGAGCAGCCGCGCCATCGTATGGGTCGCCAACCGCGACAACCCGGCCACCACCGCTTCACCCGCGGCACTCGCCATCAGCGTCAAGTCCGACCTCGTGCTGTCGGATTCCGGAGGCCACACACTTTGGATGACAAAGAACAACGTCACGGCGGATGAAGACGCGAGAGCCTCTGCGGTGCTGCTCGACACGGGGAACTTGGTCCTCCGGTCGCCGAACGGTACAGTCATATGGCAGAGCTTCGATCACCCGACCGACACCATCCTCCCGGGCATGAGGTTTCTGCTGAGCTACAAGGGTCGTGTGATGGGGCGCCTTGTCGCTTGGAAGGGCCCGGATGACCCATCCGTAGGAGACTTCTCGTTCGGTCTGGACCCAGACTTGGGCATGCAGATTGTCACTTGGCATGGTGCCAAGCTGTACTGCCGCATCAGTGTGTGGAACGGCGCATCGGTGTCCGGCGGCACATACCCAGGCAACAGCAGCTCCGTCGTGTACCAGACCATCGTCAACACAGGGGACAGGTTCTATCTAATGTACTCAATCTCCGACGATTCACCGTACGCACGCATCATGCTCGACTACACCGGCACCATGAGCCTCCTCACCTGGAACAGCTACTCCTCATCATGGATAGCCACATCCGAGCGCCCCTCCGGCGGTTATGGCGTCTATGGCTCTTGTGGCCCGTTTGGCTACTCTGACTTCACGGGGGCCACCCCCACATGCCAGTGCTTGGATGGGTTTGAGCCTGATCCAATGAATTCCTCGAGAGTGTGCCGGAGAGTGGAAGCACTGAAATGTGGCAGCAAAAATCATTTTCTGCGCTTGTCCGGAATGAAGGTGCCCGACAGGTTCTTGCACATCCGAAACAGAAGCTTTGACCAGTGTGCGGCGGAGTGCAGCCGCAACTGCTCATGCACAGCGTATGCTTACGCCAACCTCAGCAGTGCAGGCACTCTGGGGGATCAGACAAGGTGCTTGGTTTGGACAGGGGAGCTTGTCGACACGTGGAAGACCAACAACTATGGCGAGAACCTGTACATCCGCCTTGGGGACTCTCCTGCTGGTATGGACGACATTACTGTTTCGGACCAATAGCTTTTCTTTTGTTTACTTGGATGCACCACACCTTTTTTTCTGAATCATCCAGCAGAGATAAGTACAAAGACACAAGGGAGGTTGTGCTGGGAGACAGGTTTATGCTTTAGACTATTGTTGCGCCGTCTGGAGAAGAGATTTCAAACTGGGAAATTTTAGACATAGGACTGTAGGAGAACATACTACTCGTCCCTGGTGCCACTACATAATTAGCCAGTTCCCTTTGTGTGTGTAGATTCAGGAAATGACATTTATTCATGAAATGGCAAACAGCTTGCCTTTTCTATTTATCATAGAGCTCTGTTATACAGGGAAATTGCGAGTATTTCGTAGTACTGCACCCTCAGTTTTACCACATGCCTAGCAGTACCGCTCGAGGGGTTACTGAAATTGAGAATACCTAGGTACAGGGAAACTGCAAATATTTTGTACTACTGCACCCTCAGTCATGGTACTTCATGCAAGTAACTAAATCCATACTCTTGCAAGTAATACTTGATGCGGTAAATTCTGTTGGGATACATTTCAGCAGTTCACAAGAATAGCAATTTAGTGAAGATTCTGCCCCCGGTTGTAGCATGCCTGCTGCTACTCACGTGCATAGCCCTTGTCTGGAAATGTGAGTACAGAGATAGAATAATAATCACCTTCCTTTCCTTCATACCAAGCTGTTCTTCAAATTTTAATCAGTTAAGTGCCAATGCCGATCAGCAGGGGTACGGCGAAAGAAGGAAATTAAGAAGAAGCTGATGCTACGATACTTGAGTGCTTCTAGTGAGCTTGGAGGCAAAAATTCAGATTTTCCGTTTGTTAGTTTCGAAGATATTGTGGCCGCAACGGATAATTTCTCCGACTCCAATATGCTTGGAATGGGAGGTTTCGGCAAAGTTTACAAGGTAAAACTAAGCTTAATTAACATCGGCAAGTAGGGTACAATATGTCTGCCAGAATTGTGGTCTGACTTTGTAAATATGTCTTTTTTTAATTTCCTTCTAATTGACATTTGACACCATAATGGTCCTGTCAATCTATTCAAATTATCTTCAGTATAATATGTCAAAAAACACAGTAGTTTCAGTGGAGAAAGAAAGTTGTGGCTTTAATTGTTTCTCAGTTCAGAATGATGGAATTAAGCACCTCACAAAAATGTATACAATTATGTAGGGAATACTGGAAGATGACAAGGAAGTTGCTATCAAAAGGCTTGGCAGTGGTTCTGGGCAAGGTATAGAGGAATTCAGAAATGAAGTGACTCTAATTGCCAAATTGCAGCACAGAAACCTAGTTAGACTTCTTAGTTGCTGCATTCATGATGATGAGAAGTTATTGATCTATGAATACATGCCTAACAAAAGCCTGGATTCCTTCCTTTTTGGTATATTCCGACTTCTGATCTCATGTTGCACAAAATTCTCAATGTTGACCATAAAGTTTTTTTTTTCAGATTCTGAAAGAATATGCATGATGACTAACAATTTGTTTTATTGAACTGTTCATGCTGCAAGATAATACAAGAAAAGATGTCCTTGATTGGCTGACACGGTTCAAAATAATTAAAGGGGTGGCAAGAGGCCTTCTTTATCTCCACCAAGATTCAAGATTAACAATAATTCATAGAGATCTTAAAGCAAGCAACATTTTGTTGGACAATGAAATGAATCCTAAAATATCAGACTTTGGTATGGCAAGGATATTTGGTGGAAACCAGCAGCAAGGAAACACTATTAGAGTTGTTGGAACATAGTAAGTAATTCATGTGCTGAGCAGTGTCTAGGATATTGTTTCAATCTTAGGGACAGAATCAAGTTGGCAGGGATGAATACCTTTACTCCCATTGCCTGGTATATTTTTGGTTTGTTAAGTTCAACTTGTGTTCTCAATGCTAGTGAAATGCTTCGATGAGTTTAGCTGGGTACTATTTTTTTCTATATAATAATTCAAAAACTAAAGGCTGTTGTTAAAAAGTGAGGGCAGTTATGAGAAAATTTAAATAATTAACCAGATTTGTCGGATATCTTTGCTTCGCTGCCCTGTCGGATGAAAGTTATGAAATTAGAATCTTATGTTTGTTCGGTGATTCAGTAATTTAGGATGAGCTTAGTTAAGAGCACTTTCACTTTTGAATTTTAATCTCTATTATCTTTGCAATTGCCAATTCCGATTTAAATCCCCCAAAGCCACAGATCTTCACTCGTGTTTGATTAGGATGTTCCATGCAAGTCATGAAAGAGATATAGATGGTTTTGGATAAGTGTAAAACTAGACTATTTAATATTGTGACCAAACTGCTCCTTAGTAAGACCCACACTATTTTCTTTAAAAGGTGCACTGAGGCAAACTTAATGTTTAAACAGCGGTTACATGTCTCCAGAATATGTGATGGGTGGCGCCTTTTCTGTTAAGTCGGACATCTACAGCTTTGGTGTTCTTCTCTTGGAGATTGTAAGTGGCTTGAAGATCAGCTCACCTCAGCTCATAATGAACTTCCCAAACCTTACAACTTATGTAAGTATCATGGAATGCTTGAACTTGGTGACCTAAACAAAACTAGAGTTAATTGGTTGAAACTTGAATTTATTCCATCAGGCGTGGAGATTATGGGAAGGTGGAAATGCAATGGAACTGGTGGACTCAACAATTGCTGGTAGCTGTCCAATTCATGAAGTTCTACGGTGCATTCACGTGGGACTCTTGTGTGTTCAACACCATTCAGATGCTAGGCCACTCATGTCATCAGTTGTGTTTATGTTGGAGAATGAAATCGCTTTGCTTCCAGAGCCGGAGCAACCTGCATATTTTGCAGCAAGAAAGCAGGAAAATGGACATACCAGGGAAAACATGGATAATTCACAAAATACCATGAGTATCACAACACTAATAGGGCGTTAGATGTTTAATGTCAACTTCTACAATATATTGGAACCCCATAAAAGGTGTAAACTCTCTAATTTACTGTACATAAATTATGATTTTCAGCATAGTGGTGGTAGTAACCTCTGTTAGTTTATCACATGTGAAGCACCGAAGTGGACTTTACTGTGTATGAAGAAAATGTGGATAATGCATTATTACTGAAGGTTTATATTGTTTCTCGTCTCAGAGAAGGTGTTTCTATTCCGAGATGCTTGTGTTTATCTTCATTTGCTATGAATAAGGTTTCCATCATAGCATGTTAGTATGCCCTGCATTATATCTTTACCCTGTGATTGCTCCGTGTCGGCTGCTCATTTTTTCCCCTCACAATAAAGGCTAAAGATCCAACCTCAGTGTATGACCAAGTGCCATCATTAACAGGATGCTCCACCCTTATTTGGGGGGAAATATGTAAACACCTTTCAAAATTACATGAACAAATTTCGCCATGTGCATTAATTTTTAAATATATGAATATATGTTTTGAAAGTATATGGATATATTTTTCGCATGCAGGAACTTTTTTCTAACATGAGAtgaatattatatatatatatatatatatatatatatatattcagatatatgatttttttattttttatgtaAACTGTCTCCACTTTGAAATAAAATATGAAATTATTAAAAAAACTTACTAGaaaagaaaatatttttgattATTTATGGAAAAAACACATTAATTGGCCGCGCTAGTGGTGAGCTTTGAGCGGTGCCAAGTAAACCTGCAGCCCGCTTGGTATTGCTAGATAGAAGGGCCTCCAGCCCACAAGCAAGTAGCGGCCATTTACCACTGAAAAAAAAAAACTAGCCGCAGTGCCCCCAccctccactgccgccgccggCTCGCCGCAGTCCCCACTGCCGCCGCCGGTCCAGCAGCCATGCCGCCACCGCCATATGCGTCTCCGGCGCCTAGTCTCCCCTGCTTCCCCTCTCATTCCAGGCGGCCATGGCAAGCGGCCGGAACCTCATCGCGCCGTCGCGGCCACCCTCCCCTAATTTCCCCCGCCTGTCATCTCCAGCCGCGACAGCCTGCTCGCGCTCGCCGTCGATCGGTACGTGATCGTCCCACCCACTCGAGTTGACAAATCGGATGCTGCCTGATAATTTTTTCTTCCTGAAGCGACGGGTGCTGCCTGATAAGGGGACAGTGTGCCCGCACGTCGCCGCGACGACCCCGCCGGAGCTCCATCTGACGGTAACACTCACCTTTCGTCTAACATGTACTTCCCACGCTTCCTGCCAAAGAGCGGCGAGTCGTCAACGATGCTGAGATCTGACATTAATTTCTGCACCATCCTGTTGCAGTGTTGCGTCAGGTTGTCTGGTGGCCTGGCTGTGTGAGATCCAAGTCCCCGGACTATTGCTACCATGGCGCATTTATGCCGACGAGGACTGCGATGGGACTCCGGTCACCCGATGGTTGTGAGTCGACCACGGTTTCTTGGCGTGTTTGATACAATCAACACATCCATGGCTTTGACATGGAGCATTTCTTGGTCCTTTAATTCCCCACAAAGATCAGCAGCTAGCAGTTTCATATCTGCAAGCAAGCAAATACAGAGCATTTCTTTCATACCATCTCCTTACTTTGCCCTTCACAAGCATATGCGAAGAAGGCTTAATGGGCATGACTCTGCTCCCCCTTTTCATCCTCCTAATATTGATTTGTCTCTGCAAATCCGATGACCGCCTAACACCTACGAAGCCACTCTTGCCTGGCGACAAGCTCGTCTCCAACAATGGCATCTTTGCTCTTGGTTTCTTCTCCCCAGAAAACTCGAGCGCAAACTCATATGTAGGCATATGGTACCATGACATACCGGAGCGGACATATGTTTGGGTGGCCAACCGCGACAACCCAATCGGTAGCGGTTTGTCAGGGAAGTTGGTTCTCACCAACAGCTCTGACCTTGTCTTGTCGGATTCCAAGGGCCGTATCCTTTGGAGGACGGCGAACAACGTCACCGCCGGGGGTGACGGGGCTGTGGCGCTGCTGCTCGAGGGGGGGAACTTTGCCATCCAGTTGCAGAATTTCACGCAGATATGGCAGAGCTATGATCACCCGACTGACACCATCCTCCCCGGCTTCAAGTTATGGGCGAACTACAAGACCCACACAGCTGTGCGCATCGTTGCTTGGAAGGGTTCTCAAGACCCATCCACCGGGAAATTCCTCCTCAGTCGTGACCCCAGCACGGGCCTCCAGATCCTCACCTGGCGCGGGACAAGCAAGTACTGGCGCAGCGGACTGTGGAACGGTGCAGAAGCCTCGGACAAGAACGGATACATGTGGTCCCAGAACGTCGATGATGGGGAGACCATCTACTCGACGTACAACACTGGCAACAGCTCCTCCCGGAGATCACACTGGAAGCTGGACTACACAGGCGACTTGATGCTCAGGATCTGGAGTGGCCAGTCATGGGTGGTTCTGTTCAAGCGCCCAGATGATGGCTGCCGCCAATACGGCTCGTGTGGTCCGTTTGGCTACTGTGACATGCCCACCAGGGAGTGCAGGTGCCTTGATGGGTTCGAGCCGGCGGACGGCTTCAGCGCCAACTTCTCCAGAGGATGCGTGAGAAAGGAGGCGCTGACATGTCGTGGCTACCATTTCTCGGCCTTGCCTGGGATGAAGGTACCTGACGAATTTGTGTATGTTAGGAGCAGAAGCTTCGAGGAGTGCACTGCTGAGTGTGAGCGTAACTGCTCCTGCACCGCGTATGCTTACGCCAATCTGAGCAGTATTGTCGCAACCGGTGGCCCATCAAGATGCTTGGTCTGGACAGGGGAGCTTGTCGACTTAGAGAAGACAGGCGTACTTGGTGGCAACCTGTACCTTCGGCTTGCTGGCTCTCCTGGTATGTATTGTTCCATACTTCCATGGCTGCTTTAATTCTTTTAACCGGCAGTAATAGTCTGCTTGTGAAACTACGAACACCAGCCTTTCCTACCCGGGACTTATAGTTGTTATCATCGAATAAACTCATCAGTTAGCATTTCATTCAGAATTGTGTCGGTAGGCTAGTTTTCCATCTCACACACTTGTAACACTGCACTAGTTAGCCAAGTTACTTTTGGTGTCTGCAAGTACTCATTTCTGAAACAAAATCTGTAACTATAGTTGAGATACAAGATGCATTTTACTACCTTCTTTGGTATTATATGCAAGTAAATCGATATCTTGTACTCATTGAGAAAAAGGTAAATGTGTACTCTTTTCATTATTTTCTTGACAGGACACAACAGGAAGAGTGGTGTCCGTGTGGTATTAAAGATTTCACTCCCAGTTATATCGTTCCTGGTGATACTCTCATGCATATATCTTGTCTGTATATGCAAGCTAAGAGGTAGAATAAGGGACTCCAGTTTCCTGTAATATGATGTTCATGTAATAGTGCTGAGTGGTTACGTTACTGATATTTCTGCAGGGAAACAAGTAAACAAAGAAAGCATGAAAAGACCGGCCCTGGAACAGTTTAGCACTTCGCAAGAAGTTTGGGATCAAAATTTGGAATTGCGCTCTATTAGGTTCGAAGACATCGCTGCTGCAACAAACAGTTTCCATGACACGAACGTACTTGGAAAAGGAGGGTTCGGCAAAGTCTATAAGGTTGTAAAAACACTTGACTTTGTCAATTAATTACAACATATAATTTCCTCCTTGTTAATTTGTTTCAATAATTATGAAATTACACAGGGAACACTAGAAAACGGAAAGGAAGTTGCTGTTAAAAGGCTTAGCAAGGGTTCTGAGCAGGGTATAGAGCATTTTATAAATGAAGTGGTTCTTATTGCCAAATTGCAGCACAAGAATCTAGTTAGACTTCTTGGCTGTTGTATTCATGAGGATGAGAAGTTGCTTATTTATGAATACTTGCCCAACAAAAGCCTAGACAAGTTTCTCTTTGGTATGTTCTAATCCCATTCTCTAGAAAGTAGTCTCTGAACGGCTAACTAGATGCCTTGCACTCATGTGCATACACATCCTGTTCTTTGGCAGATACTGCAAGGAAGTCTGTACTTAACTGGACAAGAAGGTTCAACATAATCAAAGGGGTAGCTAGAGGACTTATGTATCTCCACCAAGATTCGAGAACGACGATAATCCATAGAGACCTCAAACCAAGCAACATCCTGCTAGATGTGGAGATGAACCCGAAAATATCAGATTTTGGAATGGCAAGGATCTTTGGAGGCAACGAGCAACAGGAAAGTACCAGACGAGTTGTTGGGACTTAGTAAGTAATTCTTGCACTAGCTCTTTGTCTCAAAATTTCATTCATACGCCTGAAATAACTCAAACTACACATATACTTGCATGTGAAATGATTTAAACAGCGGGTACATGTCACCTGAGTATGCGATGGAGGGCATTTTTTCCGTCAAGTCTGACAGCTACAGCTTTGGTATTTTGCTACTGGAGATTGTAAGTGGATTAAAGATCAGCTCACCTCATCATCTTGTGATGGACTTTTCAAACCTCATATCCTATGTAAGTGTTACGTGCTGTGTTATGAGATGCTTCAGATCCTGATAACTGAACCCAAAATATAGCATTAGCAAATATAAATTACGGATTTTGCCGTGATATTTCAGGCTTGGAACCTGTGGGCAGATGGAAAAGTGAGGGATTTCGTGGACGCAGCCGTCACGGAGAGCTATTCGCTTGACGAAGTGTCCAAGTGCATCCATGTTGGGCTCTTGTGTGTCCAGGACAACTCCAGTGCTAGGCCACACATGTCATCGGTAGTGTCCATGCTCGACAGTGAAGCCATGCCTCGTGCAGCGCCGGAGCAACCTGTGTATTTTGCACGGATAAACTATGAAAGCAGTGAAGCGATGGAAGACACTGAGAACTCTGCTAATGGCGTGAGCCTTACGGCACTAGAAGGACGATGACTCCCATTAGCTGCTGCATGTATGTGATGAGAAGTAGGACAATTGAGTTGTCTCAATAAGGCGCTGCTTGATAGACAATGCTATTTGAGGGACTGCCCATCATAAGGAGATTATTCGATCAACACAAGGTGATATTGCACATATGTGGAGCGCCGCCATCCATGTCACCGGGTACAACTAACCTCCGCCTTGTCATCACTTTGCTCATCTAAAACATCGTATTAATCCTTCTTAGTTTATTTCTCTGTCTAGTCTAGTATTTATTTTACGTTATAGCAATACTTAGTTAAACTCCCTCTTTTACCATTTTCCCTGGCAACCAATTAGAGTAAACTATTTTCAAACTCCGGCTTGAGTGCGAGCATAGCTGTGTTCGTGACAATGTACTGCAGGGTTGATAATTATCTTTTTATAAGTTCTCTATGGCTTCGGCACATAAACTGGGCAAATACTTCCCGTAAATTGTGCTTGACAACAATTCAGGGCGCTTGCCcaataccccccccccccccctaaacgCCTGGGGACAGCCTGGCTAGTGCCCAAACAAAAAATGAACGCTCAACTGGACCCCTCAAAGCCAGCCCAAACGTCCGGGCCGTCCAGCTCCCCTCAAACCCAGCCCATATGTTAGTGGATTTGGGGCTGCCCGGGCGCGTCCGCCACATCTTGCCTGCCACCCCGATCCCACAAATACCTCGTCCATACCCGTATTTGGACCAACTCCACTACACTTCACTTTACTTTCAATTCGCTCCGCCCaactcctctccggtgatcttcTGCCATTTTTGGCATGGCGTGCATCGGATCTGAGGCCAACAACTTCGTATCCGGCGACTAGACCTCATCCCCTGCACCGACGAGGAAGAGATAGCTGCCCGACTGGCTTGCCACTGGTCTTGGGAGGATGTTCCAGCTCTGGTGGGGCTTAGAACCAGCAGCGGCAATGTGCCCGTTGGCGGCTCGAGTTGCATGTCCGCTCCGGATCTGGTGCTGGCGAGCGGCGGTTGGAGGTACATGCGCGCCCTTGaggatggccccgcgacatctGAGCAACCCTGATGCTAGGTCCTTGTCCCCATGACGCTGGGCTCCGAGTCTGAGGTCAACGGTGCCAATGCACACGACCATGAATACTCTGGATGCCCCAGCTATGGCGGAAAGGCGAGGTCGCAGCACATCGTGCTCACCGTGAGAGGACGAATGTGTGTTGTGTTGGACCCCTGTGTCGTCTTGGAGCACTACCATCACGACCAAGAGGACAAGGATGGCCGTGGATGAACTTGCTCTATAACCTTATTT contains:
- the LOC109753554 gene encoding G-type lectin S-receptor-like serine/threonine-protein kinase At1g11330; the encoded protein is MGMTLLPLFILLILICLCKSDDRLTPTKPLLPGDKLVSNNGIFALGFFSPENSSANSYVGIWYHDIPERTYVWVANRDNPIGSGLSGKLVLTNSSDLVLSDSKGRILWRTANNVTAGGDGAVALLLEGGNFAIQLQNFTQIWQSYDHPTDTILPGFKLWANYKTHTAVRIVAWKGSQDPSTGKFLLSRDPSTGLQILTWRGTSKYWRSGLWNGAEASDKNGYMWSQNVDDGETIYSTYNTGNSSSRRSHWKLDYTGDLMLRIWSGQSWVVLFKRPDDGCRQYGSCGPFGYCDMPTRECRCLDGFEPADGFSANFSRGCVRKEALTCRGYHFSALPGMKVPDEFVYVRSRSFEECTAECERNCSCTAYAYANLSSIVATGGPSRCLVWTGELVDLEKTGVLGGNLYLRLAGSPGHNRKSGVRVVLKISLPVISFLVILSCIYLVCICKLRGKQVNKESMKRPALEQFSTSQEVWDQNLELRSIRFEDIAAATNSFHDTNVLGKGGFGKVYKGTLENGKEVAVKRLSKGSEQGIEHFINEVVLIAKLQHKNLVRLLGCCIHEDEKLLIYEYLPNKSLDKFLFDTARKSVLNWTRRFNIIKGVARGLMYLHQDSRTTIIHRDLKPSNILLDVEMNPKISDFGMARIFGGNEQQESTRRVVGTYGYMSPEYAMEGIFSVKSDSYSFGILLLEIVSGLKISSPHHLVMDFSNLISYAWNLWADGKVRDFVDAAVTESYSLDEVSKCIHVGLLCVQDNSSARPHMSSVVSMLDSEAMPRAAPEQPVYFARINYESSEAMEDTENSANGVSLTALEGR